The DNA window GGCCGGCCTGTACGTGTTCTCGCCGGCATTGGTCGACAACGCGCTGTTCGTGGCCGACAACGATGGCAACATCGAGCGCCTGGACGCGGCCACCGGCCGTTCGCAGTGGAAGATCAAGGCCGGCACCGAGCTGACCGCGGGCGTGGGCGCCAACGGCAAGCTGGTCGCGGTGGGCGGCACCAAGGGCACCGTGATGGCGTTCGACGCCGCGACGGGCAAGGTGCAGTGGAAAGTGCAGGCATCGTCCGAAGTGCTGTCGGCACCGGCCGTGACCGACGAGCTGGTGATCGTGCGCAGCATGGACAACAAGATCACCGCATACGACACGAAAACGGGCGACCGCAAGTGGTTCCTGCAGCGCACCACGCCGCCGCTGACCCTGCGCAACGCGCCGGGCATGGTGGTGGCGCAGCCGAACGTCTACGTGGCCCAGCCGGCCGGCAAGCTGCTGTCGCTGGCGCTGGCCAACGGCGTGCCGCGCTTCGAGGTGTCCGTGGCCGAGCCGCGCGGCGCCACCGAACTGGAACGCGTGTCGGACATCGGCGGCACGCCGGTCGTCATCGGCAGCGATATCTGCGCCGTCACGTACCAGGGCAAGGTAGGCTGTTTCGACCTGACCACGGGCGTGGCCAAGTGGAGCAAGCCGGCATCGTCCGACGTGGGCGTGGGCGTCGACCAGCGCTTCGTCTTCGTGGCGGACGACAAGGGCCACGTGTCCGCGTTCGGCCGCGAAGGCGGGCAGAGTGCATGGAAGAACGATTCGCTGGGCAACCGCGTGCTGTCGACGCCCGTGTCGTATGGCCGCGTCGTGGCCGTAGGCGATTTCCAGGGCCAGGTGCACCTGCTGTCGCGCGAAGATGGCGCGATGCTGGGCCGCGTGGCCACGGACGGCAGCCCGATCAGGTCGACGCCGGTGGTGGCGGGATCGAACATGATCTTCCAGACCCAGTCCGGAACGATCGCCGCGATCGCGGTCGAGTAAAGTAGCAGATATCAAGATACGCTGTAATGACGGCCGCGATGGCGATGGCAATCGCGGCCGGGCAGTTTCCTCAATAACACCAAGCAGTAATGATGATCGCGCGAGCGGTCGAGCAGAATACAAATGAAGCCGGTAATTGCACTCGTGGGGCGCCCGAACGTCGGGAAATCGACCCTTTTCAATCGTCTGACCCGCTCGCGCGACGCGCTGGTGGCGGACTTGCCTGGCCTGACGCGTGACCGTCACTATGGCGAGGGCCGCGTCGGCGAACGCCCGTTCCTGGTCATCGATACCGGTGGTTTCGAACCGGTCGCCAAGGAAGGCATCATGTTCCAGATGGCCCTGCAGACGAAGCAGGCCGTCGCCGAAGCGGACGTGGTGATCTTCCTCGTTGACGGCCGCCAGGGCATGACGCCGCACGACAAGACCATCACGGACTTCCTGCGCCGCAGCGGTCGCCCCGTGCTGCTCGTCGTGAACAAGGCCGAAGGCATGAAGTACACGTCGGCCGTGTCCGATTTCTATGAACTGGGCCTGGGCGATCCCTATGCGATCTCCGGCGCGCACGGTGACGGCGTCACCGATCTGGTGTACGAAGCGCTGGACAAGGCATTTGCCTCGCGCCCGGAAAATGCCGAAGAGCTGCTGCCATCCGAACGCGGCATCAAGCTGGCGCTGGTGGGCCGCCCGAACGTGGGCAAGTCCACGCTGATCAACACGCTGCTGGGCGAGGAACGCGTGATCGCGTTCGACATGCCGGGCACCACGCGCGACTCGATCGAGATCCCGTTCGAACGCGACGGCAAGCACTACACGCTGATCGACACGGCCGGCATCCGCCGCCGCGGCAAGGTGTTCGAGGCGATCGAGAAATTCTCGGTCGTGAAGACGCTGCAGTCGATCTCGGAAGCGAATGTGGTGATCCTCATGCTCGATGCCCAGCAGGACATTTCGGAGCAGGATGCCCACATCGCCGGCTTCATCCTGGAGTCCGGCCGCGCCCTGGTGCTGGCCGTGAACAAGTGGGATGGCCTGCAGTCGCACCAGCGCGACCAGGTGAAGAACGACATGGACCGCAAGCTCGATTTCCTCGGCTTCGCCAAGACGCACTTCATCTCGGCGCTGAAGGGCACCGGCATCGGCCCGCTGATGAAGTCGGTCGACGCCGCCTACGGCGCAGCCATGGCCGACCTGTCCACGCCGAAGCTCACGCGGGCACTGCTGGAAGCGGTCGAGAAACAGGAACCGAAGCGCAAGGGCGGCCTGCGGCCGAAGATGCGCTATGCCCACCAGGGCGGCATGAATCCGCCGATTATCGTCATCCACGGCAATTCGCTGGACGCGATCAGCGAGCCTTACAAGCGCTACCTGGAAAAGCACTTCCGCGAGACATTCCAGCTCGTCGGTACGCCGCTGCGCATCGAATTGCGGACGGGTAAAAACCCGTTCGACAAGCGCGAGAAGAGCTGACCGCGAACCTGGCCACCGGCTGTCGCTTGGATAGAAAGAAGTCGCAGATAGCAGCCGAGCCGCAGGGGTCTGTCCCCGGTAAGTAGGGACAGGCGCCTCAGCTGTCAGCTTGTCGAGGGGACTGACCCCGGTTTTTTGCCAGCATTTCGACAGCATAACGAAAAACCGGGGTCAGTCCCCTAATCAATCCTGCGGCAAGCACTCCAGGCGTCACTTACCGGGGACAGACCCCTGTAACCCGGTATTTCACCGACCCGGAAACTTCACATTCCGAATGCATTTTTTTCCTTGTTTTCATTCGGACACCCCTGCATAAATTACAAAAACCGGTTACAGTAGCTTCGAAGCATTTCCGTCTGGCGGAGGGTGTTTTTTACCTCTGCAATAAGGAGTAGCCGGCACTTGAATTCAAGCGTTTCGCCTCCAATTCCAACACAACAACATAAACTGGAGCTGTTATGAGCAATAAAGGGCAATTGTTACAAGACCCATTCCTGAACGCGCTGCGCAAGGAGCACGTTCCTGTTTCGATCTATCTCGTCAACGGCATCAAGCTGCAGGGTCATATCGAGTCGTTCGACCAGTATGTCGTCCTGCTGCGCAATACCGTCACGCAGATGGTGTACAAGCATGCCATCTCGACCGTGGTGCCGGCACGTGCCGTCAACCTCAACATCGATTCCGAGGCGGAGTAACGCGTTGAT is part of the Pseudoduganella lutea genome and encodes:
- the bamB gene encoding outer membrane protein assembly factor BamB, which gives rise to MRITGKLIGVSLLSMTAACSSLSSLNPFKEKDKNPPAALVDIKSPIPAKVVWKHSVGKAGLYVFSPALVDNALFVADNDGNIERLDAATGRSQWKIKAGTELTAGVGANGKLVAVGGTKGTVMAFDAATGKVQWKVQASSEVLSAPAVTDELVIVRSMDNKITAYDTKTGDRKWFLQRTTPPLTLRNAPGMVVAQPNVYVAQPAGKLLSLALANGVPRFEVSVAEPRGATELERVSDIGGTPVVIGSDICAVTYQGKVGCFDLTTGVAKWSKPASSDVGVGVDQRFVFVADDKGHVSAFGREGGQSAWKNDSLGNRVLSTPVSYGRVVAVGDFQGQVHLLSREDGAMLGRVATDGSPIRSTPVVAGSNMIFQTQSGTIAAIAVE
- the der gene encoding ribosome biogenesis GTPase Der; amino-acid sequence: MKPVIALVGRPNVGKSTLFNRLTRSRDALVADLPGLTRDRHYGEGRVGERPFLVIDTGGFEPVAKEGIMFQMALQTKQAVAEADVVIFLVDGRQGMTPHDKTITDFLRRSGRPVLLVVNKAEGMKYTSAVSDFYELGLGDPYAISGAHGDGVTDLVYEALDKAFASRPENAEELLPSERGIKLALVGRPNVGKSTLINTLLGEERVIAFDMPGTTRDSIEIPFERDGKHYTLIDTAGIRRRGKVFEAIEKFSVVKTLQSISEANVVILMLDAQQDISEQDAHIAGFILESGRALVLAVNKWDGLQSHQRDQVKNDMDRKLDFLGFAKTHFISALKGTGIGPLMKSVDAAYGAAMADLSTPKLTRALLEAVEKQEPKRKGGLRPKMRYAHQGGMNPPIIVIHGNSLDAISEPYKRYLEKHFRETFQLVGTPLRIELRTGKNPFDKREKS
- the hfq gene encoding RNA chaperone Hfq; translated protein: MSNKGQLLQDPFLNALRKEHVPVSIYLVNGIKLQGHIESFDQYVVLLRNTVTQMVYKHAISTVVPARAVNLNIDSEAE